The Vibrio tarriae genome includes a window with the following:
- the priB gene encoding primosomal replication protein N: protein MTNRIELSGVVAKAPVRSQSPSGVKHCHFWLEHRSTMVEADLPRQVFCRLPVVVSGARSEALTQNLVQGSSILVSGFLAYQTSRNGVGKLVLHADKISQI, encoded by the coding sequence ATGACCAATCGAATCGAGTTGAGCGGCGTTGTCGCAAAGGCTCCGGTTCGAAGCCAAAGTCCATCGGGTGTTAAACATTGCCATTTTTGGCTAGAGCATCGCTCTACGATGGTAGAAGCTGACCTCCCAAGACAAGTTTTTTGTCGATTACCTGTGGTGGTGAGTGGGGCTAGGTCAGAAGCGTTAACTCAAAACTTAGTACAAGGCAGTAGCATTTTGGTAAGTGGTTTTTTGGCTTACCAAACCAGCCGAAATGGCGTAGGTAAATTAGTGCTGCATGCCGACAAAATTTCTCAAATATAG
- a CDS encoding replicative DNA helicase encodes MADPRTDNRNRKIPDAQVDAIKVPPHSLEAEQSVIGGLLLDNERWDTVSEHVMTQDFYSRPHRLIFDGVKSILEAGKPLDLITLSEYLEQREQLEDVGGFAYLADLAKNTPSAANINAYAEIVAERALVRNLIGVANEIADAGYDPQGRNAEDLLDLAESKVFAIAEARTSENEGPKNVDSILERTLERIELLYKTPQDGVTGVNTGFTDLNKKTAGLQGSDLIIVAARPSMGKTTFAMNLCENAAMEQDKPVLIFSLEMPAEQIMMRMLASLSRVDQTKIRTGQLDDEDWARISSTMGILMEKKNMYIDDSSGLTPTEVRSRARRIAREHGGLSLIMVDYLQLMRVPALTDNRTLEIAEISRSLKALAKELNVPVVALSQLNRSLEQRADKRPVNSDLRESGSIEQDADLIMFIYRDEVYHPDSPLKGTAEIIIGKQRNGPIGSVRLTFQGHYSRFDNYAGPAFDDE; translated from the coding sequence ATGGCAGATCCACGTACTGATAATCGAAACCGTAAAATTCCCGACGCACAAGTCGATGCAATTAAAGTCCCACCGCATTCATTAGAAGCTGAGCAATCCGTCATTGGTGGACTGCTTCTCGACAATGAACGTTGGGATACGGTTTCTGAGCACGTGATGACTCAGGACTTCTACAGCCGCCCGCATCGTTTGATTTTTGACGGGGTAAAATCGATTTTGGAGGCGGGTAAACCGCTCGATCTCATCACCTTGTCCGAATATCTTGAGCAGCGTGAGCAGTTGGAAGATGTCGGTGGCTTTGCCTATTTGGCCGATTTGGCCAAAAACACGCCCAGTGCCGCCAACATTAATGCCTATGCGGAGATTGTGGCCGAACGGGCTTTGGTGCGTAATCTGATCGGTGTTGCCAATGAGATTGCTGATGCGGGATACGATCCTCAAGGGCGTAACGCTGAAGATTTGCTGGATCTGGCGGAAAGTAAAGTTTTTGCGATTGCCGAAGCGCGTACCAGTGAAAACGAAGGCCCGAAGAACGTGGATAGCATTCTAGAGCGCACGCTAGAGCGGATTGAGCTGCTCTACAAAACGCCGCAGGATGGGGTCACTGGAGTGAACACGGGCTTTACCGACCTGAATAAAAAGACGGCTGGTTTGCAAGGCTCCGATCTGATCATCGTCGCAGCGCGTCCTTCGATGGGTAAAACCACTTTTGCGATGAACCTGTGTGAAAACGCCGCGATGGAGCAAGATAAACCTGTGCTGATCTTCTCGCTGGAGATGCCCGCCGAACAGATCATGATGCGTATGTTGGCCTCGTTATCTCGTGTCGACCAAACCAAAATTCGTACCGGTCAGCTGGATGATGAAGATTGGGCGCGTATCTCTTCCACCATGGGTATTCTCATGGAGAAGAAGAACATGTACATCGATGATAGCTCAGGCTTAACCCCCACTGAAGTTCGCTCGCGTGCCCGACGCATTGCTCGTGAACACGGAGGCTTGTCGCTCATCATGGTCGACTATTTACAGCTGATGCGTGTACCGGCATTGACCGATAACCGTACACTGGAAATTGCTGAGATTTCACGCTCACTCAAAGCGTTAGCTAAAGAATTGAATGTGCCCGTGGTTGCGCTTTCGCAGTTGAACCGTTCTTTGGAGCAGCGTGCGGATAAGCGTCCAGTCAACTCGGATCTGCGTGAATCGGGTTCGATTGAGCAGGATGCTGACTTGATCATGTTTATCTATCGAGATGAGGTGTATCACCCAGATAGTCCGCTAAAAGGCACGGCGGAAATCATTATTGGTAAGCAACGTAACGGCCCGATTGGTTCGGTACGTTTGACTTTCCAAGGTCACTATTCTCGTTTCGACAACTATGCTGGACCTGCATTTGACGATGAGTAA
- the rpsF gene encoding 30S ribosomal protein S6, which yields MRHYEIVFMVHPDQSEQVAGMIERYTGSITEAGGKIHRLEDWGRRQLAYPINKLHKAHYVLMNVEADQAAVDELETAFRFNDAVLRNMIMRTKAAITEPSIMLKAREERVKRDEMKFDADVE from the coding sequence ATGCGTCATTACGAAATCGTATTCATGGTGCACCCAGATCAAAGCGAGCAAGTTGCTGGCATGATCGAACGTTACACTGGCTCAATCACTGAAGCTGGCGGTAAAATCCACCGTCTAGAAGATTGGGGTCGCCGTCAACTGGCTTACCCAATCAACAAACTGCACAAAGCTCACTACGTTCTGATGAACGTTGAAGCTGACCAAGCAGCCGTTGATGAGCTAGAAACTGCTTTCCGTTTCAACGATGCAGTTCTGCGTAACATGATCATGCGTACTAAAGCTGCTATTACTGAACCTTCAATCATGCTGAAAGCTCGTGAAGAGCGTGTAAAGCGTGACGAGATGAAGTTCGACGCAGACGTTGAGTAA
- a CDS encoding DUF481 domain-containing protein, whose translation MSTKWLLGISLMLSTVAQANENSNQDTDISIPSPWKHQVEFGYQAHSGNTESESLNSRLKSEYTMGRHRTYGEWKFYKLDKNGKEDKRQSTFAFQSDYKLGPKTYLYGSFYGTNSRYTAYFKDHTLSGGLGYQFAYTDEMVLELELGPGFRYQKPNLDEIDDDDIVFPDLVQEAIFRSNLKAEWQALDNLRFEAEMTMVSGRSNTSLDSNISLTNDITDHIALKIRQSRQYHNRVPEGLSKADSVISVNLLFEF comes from the coding sequence GTGTCCACCAAATGGCTTTTAGGCATTAGCTTGATGCTGTCAACAGTAGCGCAAGCCAATGAAAATTCTAATCAGGATACGGACATCAGCATTCCCTCTCCTTGGAAACATCAAGTCGAGTTTGGCTATCAGGCGCACTCCGGTAATACCGAGTCAGAGTCACTCAATTCACGCTTAAAATCGGAATATACTATGGGTCGTCACCGTACTTATGGGGAGTGGAAGTTTTATAAGCTTGATAAAAATGGCAAAGAAGATAAACGCCAGTCCACCTTCGCCTTCCAAAGCGACTATAAACTCGGACCGAAGACGTATTTATACGGCAGCTTTTACGGCACCAACTCGCGTTACACCGCTTATTTCAAAGACCATACCCTATCAGGAGGGCTCGGTTATCAATTCGCATACACCGATGAGATGGTTTTAGAGCTGGAGTTAGGGCCTGGCTTTCGCTACCAAAAACCCAACCTAGACGAAATTGATGATGACGATATCGTCTTTCCCGACCTCGTTCAGGAAGCGATATTTCGTAGCAATCTTAAAGCTGAGTGGCAAGCTTTAGACAACCTCAGATTTGAGGCAGAAATGACCATGGTTTCAGGGCGAAGTAACACCAGTCTTGATAGCAATATCAGTTTAACCAACGACATCACTGACCACATTGCCTTAAAAATTCGCCAATCACGCCAATACCATAACCGAGTGCCGGAAGGATTAAGCAAAGCAGACAGCGTGATTTCGGTTAATCTACTGTTTGAGTTTTAA
- the alr gene encoding alanine racemase, translating to MKAATAYINLEALQHNLQRVKQQAPESKIMAVVKANGYGHGLRHIARHALGADAFGVARIEEALQLRASGVVKPILLLEGFYSPGDLPVLVTNNIQTVVHCEEQLQALEQAQLETPVMVWLKVDSGMHRLGVRPEQYQDFVARLHQCENVAKPLRYMSHFGCADELDKSTTVEQTELFLSLTQGCQGERSLAASAGLLAWPQSQLEWVRPGIIMYGVSPFVEKSAVQLGYQPVMTLKSHLIAVREVKAGESVGYGGTWTSQRDTKIGVIAIGYGDGYPRTAPNGTPVVVNGRRVPIAGRVSMDMLTVDLGPDACDRVGDEAMLWGNELPVEEVAAHIGTIGYELVTKLTSRVEMSYYGAGV from the coding sequence ATGAAGGCGGCCACCGCCTACATCAATTTAGAGGCGTTGCAGCACAACTTGCAGCGCGTTAAGCAGCAAGCGCCAGAGAGTAAAATCATGGCGGTGGTGAAAGCCAATGGTTATGGACACGGGCTGCGCCATATCGCACGTCACGCCCTTGGGGCGGATGCCTTTGGCGTGGCACGCATTGAAGAGGCTTTACAGCTGCGCGCCAGTGGCGTAGTGAAACCCATTTTGTTGCTTGAGGGATTTTATTCTCCCGGTGATTTGCCAGTATTGGTTACCAACAACATCCAGACCGTCGTGCATTGTGAAGAGCAATTACAAGCGCTGGAGCAAGCTCAGCTAGAGACTCCGGTCATGGTATGGCTGAAAGTCGACAGCGGGATGCATCGGCTAGGGGTTCGCCCTGAACAATATCAAGATTTCGTGGCTCGTTTGCACCAGTGCGAGAATGTGGCTAAACCACTGCGTTACATGAGCCATTTCGGCTGTGCCGATGAGTTAGATAAATCGACGACGGTAGAGCAAACGGAACTGTTTTTATCCCTGACGCAAGGCTGTCAGGGTGAGCGTTCGCTGGCCGCTTCTGCCGGATTATTAGCTTGGCCGCAAAGCCAGCTTGAATGGGTAAGGCCGGGAATTATTATGTACGGCGTTTCTCCCTTTGTGGAAAAGAGTGCGGTTCAGTTAGGTTATCAGCCAGTGATGACCTTAAAGTCGCACTTGATCGCGGTCCGCGAAGTGAAAGCGGGGGAGAGTGTCGGTTATGGCGGTACTTGGACCAGCCAGCGAGACACCAAAATTGGTGTGATTGCGATTGGTTATGGTGATGGCTATCCACGCACTGCACCGAATGGGACGCCAGTGGTTGTCAATGGGCGTCGGGTGCCGATTGCTGGGCGCGTATCTATGGATATGTTGACGGTAGATTTAGGGCCGGATGCTTGCGATCGCGTCGGTGATGAAGCCATGCTGTGGGGTAATGAGCTGCCCGTAGAAGAAGTGGCCGCGCATATTGGTACGATAGGGTATGAGTTAGTGACGAAACTCACCTCGCGAGTGGAAATGTCTTATTATGGAGCAGGCGTTTAG
- the rplI gene encoding 50S ribosomal protein L9, translating to MQVILLDKIGNLGSLGDTVNVKSGYARNFLIPQGKAVMATKANVAMFESRRAELEAKVAEQLAAAQTRADQVNALEAVVIASKAGDEGKLFGSIGTRDIADAITAAGVKVSKSEVRLPEGALRNVGAYEVSVQLHSEVFATAKVQVVAE from the coding sequence ATGCAAGTTATTCTACTTGATAAAATCGGTAACCTAGGCAGCCTTGGCGATACAGTAAACGTTAAATCTGGTTACGCTCGTAACTTCCTTATCCCACAAGGTAAGGCAGTAATGGCAACTAAAGCTAACGTTGCAATGTTTGAAAGCCGTCGTGCAGAGCTGGAAGCAAAAGTTGCTGAGCAACTGGCTGCCGCTCAAACTCGCGCTGACCAAGTTAACGCTCTGGAAGCAGTTGTTATTGCTTCTAAAGCAGGTGACGAAGGTAAACTGTTCGGTTCTATCGGTACTCGTGATATCGCTGATGCAATCACTGCAGCTGGCGTTAAAGTATCTAAGAGCGAAGTTCGCCTACCTGAAGGTGCTCTGCGCAACGTTGGTGCTTACGAAGTTAGCGTTCAACTTCACTCTGAAGTGTTCGCAACTGCAAAAGTACAAGTTGTTGCTGAGTAA
- the rpsR gene encoding 30S ribosomal protein S18, with translation MARFFRRRKFCRFTAEGVQEIDYKDVATLKNYITEAGKIVPSRITGTSAKYQRQLARAIKRARYLALLPYTDKHQ, from the coding sequence ATGGCTCGTTTCTTCCGTCGTCGTAAATTCTGCCGTTTTACTGCAGAAGGCGTACAAGAGATTGATTACAAAGACGTAGCAACTCTCAAGAACTACATCACTGAAGCTGGTAAAATCGTTCCTAGCCGTATCACTGGTACAAGTGCTAAATATCAGCGTCAGCTAGCTCGTGCAATCAAACGCGCTCGCTACCTAGCTCTACTGCCATACACTGACAAACATCAGTAA